The region GGCTTTAGCGGTTGAGTATGGCTTAACTGACAAGATATCTCTCGCCTTCGTCGCACCATATATCATCAGCAATAAAGCCGCTTTAAATGCTTATGACATCCGCAACAACAACAGAAAGTTTAAACGGGAGTACGGGCGCTACAAAGATGCGGTTATTGCTATAATGTTGGATCAGAATTTATGTTCTACGACAGCCGAATGTGAAACTAAGGTCGCTGACCCAAATTATGCCATTCCAGTGAATCAAAACGTTACGCTTACAACTGGTGAAACAGTACTTGCCGCATCTAACGAGCCTGTTGCAAGACAAATAGACGCTTTGCTTCGTCAACCAATCACTCCTACGGACGGTAAAACAGGGCTTGGAGACATTCAATTAGGAGGTCTCTATAACTTCTATGATGACAACTCTATCTCGATGTCAGTCGGAGGTGGACTTAGATTTCCAACAGGAGAATTTTCTGAGGTGCCAGCAGGCATGAGAGCAACCGGAGGAGGTGTCACCGATCTTGGACTACGCTTCAATTTCGATTACAGAGTTATGCCTTGGATGGTTATTGCGCTACAACATCAATTTGAGCAGATGATTGCCAAAGGTACCAAGAAGAAGAATAGCGGAATTTACAATGATCGGACCAATACAGGAGATCCAACAATTGCTGCCGCTATAGCCATTGGATCTAACGGCAAGGACAATGACCAAGAGTTTGAGAAGTGGGGCCTGGGACATGACGGCTTCCTTAGAATCAACTTTGGATTTACGCAGTTTGCTGAAGTCTTAGCTCCACTGGGAGCAGGGATTCAATATGGCTGGTTCGAAGGGCGTGAGAATCGATATGATGGCGATGCGTATGAAACTAATGGCTGGCGATATGATGAAGTTACCCGTCTTAGAACCCTGGGGCTAACTTTGAGCTGGGACGGGCTGGGAATGAAACCACTGCTACCATTCAGCCTTGTTTATGATTACAAGATGCCACTAGAAGGTACATTTGCAACCGTTGCACCTGTCATAAACACATTTCAACTAATCGGATACTATAAGTTCTAAACATCGAGGTGATCCATGAAGCTTATTGATAATTTACTATTACTTAGTTTAACAACTGGATTTATAATATCCTGCGGGAGCGACCCAGAAAACAAGGGGCTCGATGACGACGATGCCACTGATGCATTTTACGAGAACGAACAAAGCGGAAACGCCGCTTCGTCAGGCAGTCAGATCTGGCTTTCAATCTCTGACTTTTTTGGCTTCCCTCAAGCTGAAGATGCTGAATCCTCATCCATCGTCACAGCCCTTGGCACAGCTCCTACCCTATACTCTGAAAATATAGGTAGCTCTACACCTTCAGACAACTATAGCTCTCTGTTGACAGCATTTGGCACAAAAATGGTGCAGTCTGCTGTAAATAGCCAGTGTGCATCCATCACTGGCATAAGCCAGTCCTTTACTGGATTTGGGTCAACGGGCAGCGCACTTACGAACTCAGTTCGATATATGTCTTACAGGCTGTATGGAACCGATGGTGTTGCCGAAACCACCGATAGATATGCCGTTTTATCAATTCCAGCCGGTGCAACCCCTCAGCCACTCATAATGTATGCGCATGGTTCCACAGTTGGCTTGAGCTATAGTGAAATTGCAGGAACATTCGATACCCTTCAAGCTGGTAACTTTATTGCTGCCCCAACTTTTCCAGGTGAAAAGCTTTGTAGCCCTACTGTAACTCTATCGACTGAAACTTGTAGTGATTCAAACACAGTTGCAGCAGCCACATCTACTCAATCAGGAGCTGATGTCTGGGATGGTGACGTCCGAGAGTTAATGGGTCTATGGAATTGCCTCGCAACCCTAAAAGCAGCAGCAGATGCCAGCGCTGGCCTTTATACCTCAGTTGCCGAGTTGAATGCATCTACTCTAGCGACAACTGGAGGAACGGTGAATATGGAAGCACTAGTAGACACAGAAATGGCTAGCGTTAATGTAAGTATTAGTACTACCGATGTTCCATATACTCTACTGATCGGCGCTGACCGAGGAGGATTGACTGCTACATTGGCTGCTGCCCGATCGGGTTACTTCTTATATGATCAATCACTTGGCGATAATTCGACAATTGCTTCTTACAAAACACAAATCAACTCGACATTAACAATTTCAAGCATATTGCCAATTGCTGTTGGCACACTTGGATCAAATTACTCTCTGACAATGGGCTTAAATCGCGTGGGACTACACTCAGCAATTACAAGCAACACTGTTTTCGATGCACTACCGGGATGGGCACTTCTAAAGGCTTTCTTTTCACAGTATCAATCGGCTGACTCCACTGCTACGACTGCTCAGATCGCTGCTGAGATTGCTTCCCGGGATATGACCTTCATGGAGCAATTCATGCCTGTTTCATTAAGGAACTGGGGAGCCACTGACGCGAATGAAACCACTAGTGACGGAGCTGGAACTTTTATAACACTTCACCCTATCGATGACATTGTGGTTGCCTACAGCCAAGCTCAAATTGGTGATGGCGTTCGTGAAAATATACTTACAGGCCTTGAAGCTTCCAACAGCGCTGGAACTACGGCACTCCCAGGCTACAATCATGCTGTCTACGCCTTCCAAGCCTCTGATGACTTCTACGTCGAATGTGCGAATGACGATGGTACATATAGTGAGTCCTGCGCATCAGATGCAGATGGCTATGTGTATACCGGTGGAGGTGATAGTAATAACGACGGTATCGTTGACGACCTAAACCATGTATCCAATTCCAGCTTTCTAAACGGTCAGCTTGTGAGTCTCACTGAGTCTCAGTCAGCAATTGCAGCAGGAACAACAGCAAATACAGCGGTCGATGCTGCTACTCCCTGTGTAACGGCATACACAACTGGAGCGGGCTCTACCGTACCTTCCACAGCAAGTGGCGCTCTATTTGCTCCACTTCTTGCGAGAGCCGACGGTGAAAGTGCTTACTCAGGTGCCTATAGCTCTACGAAATACTCTGTCACACCTGCTGTTATCGCTGGAAGTCTTATCAGCTATCACGCAGGTATAGCAAGTGGGGCGCTAACAGGTTCTGGATGCCCCAGTTTCGACTAGCATTGCCATTTCAATAGATCAACTTACCTAGGAGGTACCTAGGTAAGTCTTCCCTGCTAATCCGTCCTATTTCCCAAACGATTCCCAGCCAATTATGCGTTCCCCCGCCCATAAACGGGCCAGGTGAAATACACACAACTCACAACTAAAGTGTTCCCAGGAAAACTAATTTTTTTGGGAGAACAGATGTTCTACATTGGCCTCGTCTATCAATCTGCAATAAATAACCAATTGAGTTGTCGCATCAAAGAATAAAAGCAATCAATAAGTTACAGGAGCTTTCATGAGCCTAAAGAACTACCACAAACAACTAACATCAAAATCTCAGTCAGGAATGTCGATCATTGAAATCCTAATTGTTATCGCCCTTATGGGAACAGTGATGGCTCTCTTAGTAACCAACCTGACAGGCACCCAGGAAGAAGCCAACAAAGACCTCACCAAACTTGCCATAGGCAAGCTTGAGAAAGGCTTAGAACTGTATCGTGTTCACATGATGCGCTACCCTCGCGAACCTGAAGGCTTGGAAGTCTTACTAAATTCAAGTCACCGCAAGTGGCGAGGACCTTATAGTACAGAAGATTCATTGTACGATCCGTTTGGCAACAAGTTCGTTTATAAGATTGAGAACGGCAAGCCTATCGTTTTTTCTGTTGGCCTTGATGGCATTGTTGATACTGAGGATGATATTTATCGAGACGATGATGCGGTTGACGACGAGCCTGTCTCCTTCGAAATGGAAGTTCCTACTGAGGGGCAAGATTCTCATTAAGACTTTTCCCTTCACAGTCTTCAATCGAATATAGAGTCTTCGATCAGCTATAGTTGATTTTCAGTCGCTGCTTGAAAACTGCAAACTGCGTCTAGCGCGCCTTCAAAGTGATCGTAAAATCTCATCTGATACTGACTTTCATAGCCTAGCGGCAAGCCAAGGAAGTTTCGAAGCCCCCACCCCAAGCCACGGCATCGGCCCCTTAAAGGATACCTGCCTGGGGTGGGTCAAAGAGTCCAGAAAAGGATCAACGTTCTAAAGGAGCAGCAACGTATCCCGCAATCTCCTGCTTAGGATCTTGCTCCGGGGGTGTATGATCGGGATTGGGGTTCTTGATTAAGATCGTGCAGTATTCCGAACGATAGGAATACTGGCTTAAGTTCAAGCGGATCTTACTAACTCGCGCATCCGTGTGAAAGTAGTAACCTCCCAATCCATAGTCTGTAGCCAACCATTCGTCAGCCCCCTCGTACTGCACCTCTACACCTGTGGCTGGAATCGAGGGACAGCTCGGTGTTCGTTTATACAAAACACGAACGGGATTTATCACCTCGCCTTCTGCGAGATGATAATCCACAATACTTTGCCCATAAGGTACAGTTACCGAGAATTCTCTGGAAAGACCCGCTTCGTGAGCAATTGATAGAGTTGAAACTGATAGCAAGGTGGCGGCGATCATGGATAGCTTCATACAAAGCTCCTCATCAAGTATTTAAGAAATCGGTGCAAGATAAAATCCCCTGGTGATGCTCCGATAAAAATCGGTCACCTAAACTCATAGTGTTGACGTCAATGGCATTGGAGAGGCTATATCTTTAGATCTAGGTTTAGCGAACCATGGAGCGAGAGTAAATTATTTAGTGGGAAACTTTTTTGAAGAGTTTTTCCTTTTTAGAGAACTGCTTTAGAGATCCTTGCTGCCCCCACTCTCCTGAGCCCAAGTTAATAGCTCAAAATTCATCTGCATGGTCCGTTCAGGCTTGGCGTCGATGACCTTTGACTCTGTTGCTTTCAAAAACTCTAAAAACCTTTCCTGAATTTCTATCTGACTGTTGGCATCAGAACAGAATATCGCGGAGAATGAATAATTGTCACTTAGGTCGTGAGAAAGGATCTTATGTCTGCTGAGCTGTTGAATCTGATTGATCCAAGGTCGATAGAATTGTGAATTTTTTGAAAGGTGTAGATTTTTTACAAGCAATTCTGTCTTACAACCATCCACATGCACCAACTTCATCTCGTCTAGATTATCCATGATCCTATCTAATCGCTCACAACTTAAATGAAGATGTGTTGCCAGTCTTCTATAATCTTGGCGAAACCAAGGTATATCAAGGCAGATGTGAACAATCTGGTGGATGGGATCAAGGTAGTATTTGGCTTGATCCTTCTCGTCAAGAGGGCCATCGCCGAGGCGCAGATAGTCCTCTGTTCGCCTCATTTGTTTCTGCCGATCCTTAATCTTTTTAAATAACTCCTTTCGGCGTTCTTCTATTGAAGAACGATCGTACTCCAGAAGTAAATGTAAGTAATCTTTATGGAACTTCGAAATAGGAAGGTGTTTACAAATCAAGTAAAGCTGATCATGACTCAGTTCTGCCTTGTGATTCATAACCTTTGACAGATAGGATTTCGGAATACGAGCTGATTCCGCTAGCTGCTGAAACGTGAGAGATTGCGAACTCTGTTTGCTTCGCTCCACTAACATCTTTAAAATTTTTCGATAGCAAAAACCTGAAAACACGCTCATAGTTCCCCTAATCATCTAGATCACTCGTCTTAATACTTCGTAGCAAGACACCTAGCCTACGGGCTACAAAAAGTAAAGTTCTGGAGGCAATCATGCTCTATCAAACCCTAGCATCATCCACTCTGCTGGCAGCTCAAGTTATGGGCTCTTGGAGTAGTGGTGGTGGAAAAATACTACAAGATGAACGAAACCCGTGGTTCCTAAAAAGACATGGTTCTATTTACTATTGCATTGTCAACGAGCAGAGCAAGAGTGGCTTGAGTGACGATGAGGCAAATACTAGTATCCGAGAATCATACTTCTGGTGGCAGGATCAATTTCGCTTGGGCTCTTACCCCGAACAAAGCTATTACCTTGCAGAAAATGAGATTCAGCAAATTGCCTGCGATAACGAGGCTCACTCACCGGATATTATATTTCAATTTGCCTGGCTTAGTGAACGACAACGTGACTATCTGTCGTCACCTGAAAAATTCGTTTCTATTGCCGTTCGCACATCTTATGACGCCCAACTGATGAAAGGCAAAGGCTTCATATATGTAAGGCCTCAAGGCTCGTTTCACGATAATAAGGCTCATATCAATTGGCAAGATAAAGCGAAGCTAAATGCCGTGCTAAGCCACGAGTGGGGTCACGTTTTTGGGATTCCTCACTCAAATACCACGAACAAAGTCATGTCTCGCGATTTTGTAGAGAGCATAGTGCTAAACCAAAACGAGCTTCATTGGCAAAACAATGTGTTCATTGTTAATAAGAACCCCCTAGGGGATCTACCCCGTTTTGGTTGCTATGCAGACTTCACACGCAAGGATGCGGTATCCCACTTTTTTGGCATTTTCGAACCTTGGGACTGCCTTGGCTTCAAACTCAACTCTAAGTCTATCGAAATTTGGATCTCTCATTCTCACAATGTGTTCCATGGAGGACGACCTATTGGAGAAATTCGTTTTCT is a window of Pseudobacteriovorax antillogorgiicola DNA encoding:
- a CDS encoding DUF4423 domain-containing protein, which translates into the protein MSVFSGFCYRKILKMLVERSKQSSQSLTFQQLAESARIPKSYLSKVMNHKAELSHDQLYLICKHLPISKFHKDYLHLLLEYDRSSIEERRKELFKKIKDRQKQMRRTEDYLRLGDGPLDEKDQAKYYLDPIHQIVHICLDIPWFRQDYRRLATHLHLSCERLDRIMDNLDEMKLVHVDGCKTELLVKNLHLSKNSQFYRPWINQIQQLSRHKILSHDLSDNYSFSAIFCSDANSQIEIQERFLEFLKATESKVIDAKPERTMQMNFELLTWAQESGGSKDL
- a CDS encoding matrixin family metalloprotease, whose protein sequence is MLYQTLASSTLLAAQVMGSWSSGGGKILQDERNPWFLKRHGSIYYCIVNEQSKSGLSDDEANTSIRESYFWWQDQFRLGSYPEQSYYLAENEIQQIACDNEAHSPDIIFQFAWLSERQRDYLSSPEKFVSIAVRTSYDAQLMKGKGFIYVRPQGSFHDNKAHINWQDKAKLNAVLSHEWGHVFGIPHSNTTNKVMSRDFVESIVLNQNELHWQNNVFIVNKNPLGDLPRFGCYADFTRKDAVSHFFGIFEPWDCLGFKLNSKSIEIWISHSHNVFHGGRPIGEIRFLHESRQLIPVDRIWFPDQQTQFQVSERRFWGPAYKIREVSGTYRKYGDPYQRPVGLILDPSKDDPLFRDLKISGILDGRFIVNVLHELK
- a CDS encoding type II secretion system protein GspG — its product is MSLKNYHKQLTSKSQSGMSIIEILIVIALMGTVMALLVTNLTGTQEEANKDLTKLAIGKLEKGLELYRVHMMRYPREPEGLEVLLNSSHRKWRGPYSTEDSLYDPFGNKFVYKIENGKPIVFSVGLDGIVDTEDDIYRDDDAVDDEPVSFEMEVPTEGQDSH